One genomic region from Jilunia laotingensis encodes:
- a CDS encoding ABC-F family ATP-binding cassette domain-containing protein — protein MSTSYLQIDNLTKSFGDLVLFENISFGIAEGQRIGLIAKNGTGKTTLLNIISGKEGYDTGNIVFRRDLRVAYLEQDPKYPEELTVLEACFHHGNSVVELIKEYERCMETEGHPGLEDLLVRMDHEKAWEYEQKAKQILSQLKIRNFDQQIKHLSGGQLKRVALANALITEPDLLILDEPTNHLDLDMTEWLEDYLRRTNLSLLMVTHDRYFLDRVCSEIIEIDNRQVYQYKGNYSYYLEKRQERIEAKTVEIERANNLYRTELDWMRRMPQARGHKARYREEAFYELEKVAKQHQRNDNVKLEMKASYIGSKIFEADHLQKSFGDLKILDDFSYIFARYEKMGIVGNNGTGKSTFIKILMGEVQPDSGTLEIGETVRFGYYSQDGLQFDEQMKVIDVVQEIAEVIELGNGKKLTASQFLQHFLFTPETQHSYVYKLSGGERRRLYLCTVLMRNPNFLVLDEPTNDLDIITLNVLEEYLQNFKGCVIVVSHDRYFMDKVVDHLLVFNGQGDIRDFPGNYSDYRDWKEAKEQKEKEADKPQEEKTARVRLNEKRKMSFKEKREFEQLEKEIAELETEKALIEEQLCSGTLSVEELTEKSKRLPEVNDLIDDKTMRWLELSEIES, from the coding sequence ATGTCTACTTCCTATTTACAAATTGATAATCTGACTAAATCATTTGGAGATTTAGTCTTATTCGAGAATATATCTTTTGGCATTGCTGAAGGTCAACGTATCGGTCTGATTGCAAAGAATGGAACCGGGAAAACTACACTTTTGAATATTATTTCGGGAAAAGAGGGGTATGATACTGGAAACATTGTTTTCAGGCGTGATCTTCGAGTGGCCTATCTGGAACAAGATCCGAAATACCCCGAAGAGTTGACTGTGCTGGAAGCTTGTTTTCATCATGGCAACAGTGTTGTGGAATTGATTAAAGAATACGAACGATGCATGGAGACGGAAGGACATCCCGGATTGGAAGACTTGCTGGTACGTATGGATCATGAAAAAGCCTGGGAATATGAACAGAAAGCAAAGCAGATCCTTTCACAACTGAAAATACGTAATTTTGACCAGCAAATCAAGCATCTTTCCGGAGGGCAACTTAAGCGGGTGGCTTTAGCAAATGCATTGATCACCGAACCCGATTTATTGATCTTGGACGAACCTACCAACCATTTGGATCTTGATATGACGGAGTGGCTGGAGGATTATCTCCGTCGTACAAATCTGAGTTTGCTGATGGTGACGCACGACCGTTATTTTCTGGATCGTGTCTGTTCGGAAATAATAGAAATCGATAACCGGCAAGTTTATCAGTACAAAGGAAATTACAGTTATTATCTGGAAAAACGTCAGGAACGTATCGAAGCTAAAACAGTAGAAATAGAACGTGCCAATAACCTGTATCGTACGGAGCTTGACTGGATGCGCCGGATGCCTCAGGCACGTGGGCACAAAGCACGTTATCGTGAAGAGGCTTTTTATGAACTGGAAAAGGTTGCGAAACAACATCAACGGAATGATAATGTAAAGTTGGAAATGAAAGCTTCCTATATCGGTAGTAAGATTTTTGAAGCGGATCATTTGCAAAAGAGTTTCGGAGATTTAAAAATTCTAGATGACTTCTCTTATATTTTTGCCCGTTATGAAAAGATGGGAATAGTGGGTAATAATGGAACGGGGAAGTCTACCTTTATCAAAATATTGATGGGAGAAGTACAGCCGGATAGCGGTACGTTGGAGATCGGTGAGACGGTTCGTTTTGGTTACTATTCTCAGGATGGTCTTCAGTTTGACGAGCAAATGAAGGTGATCGATGTGGTGCAGGAGATTGCCGAAGTGATAGAACTCGGTAATGGTAAGAAGTTGACAGCTTCTCAATTCCTGCAACATTTCCTGTTTACTCCGGAAACGCAACATAGCTATGTGTATAAGTTGAGCGGGGGAGAACGGCGCCGTTTATATCTTTGTACGGTATTGATGCGCAATCCGAACTTCCTCGTATTGGATGAACCTACCAATGACCTCGATATTATCACACTGAATGTGCTTGAGGAATACCTCCAGAATTTTAAGGGTTGCGTCATTGTCGTGTCTCATGACCGTTACTTTATGGATAAGGTTGTCGATCATTTGCTGGTGTTCAATGGTCAGGGGGATATTCGTGATTTTCCCGGAAATTACAGTGATTACCGTGATTGGAAAGAAGCAAAAGAGCAAAAGGAAAAAGAGGCGGACAAACCACAAGAGGAGAAGACGGCTCGTGTTCGTTTGAATGAGAAGCGTAAAATGAGTTTCAAAGAAAAACGGGAATTCGAACAGCTTGAAAAAGAAATAGCTGAACTGGAAACGGAGAAAGCACTTATTGAGGAGCAACTTTGCAGCGGTACGCTATCTGTGGAGGAATTGACAGAGAAATCCAAACGTTTGCCGGAAGTGAACGACCTGATTGATGACAAAACTATGCGTTGGTTGGAATTAAGCGAAATAGAATCATGA
- a CDS encoding histidinol-phosphatase — MNLTNYHSHCLYCDGRADMETFVRFAISNGFTSYGVSSHAPLPFPTPWTMEWDRMDDYLSEFHRIKEKYVDQIEFYVGLEIDYLDDNSNPSISRFRELPLDYRIGSVHMLRNEWGNIVDVDVSPEVFRKIVDEQFSRDLDRVIRLYYSQQFRMLELGGFDILGHADKMHYNSMCYRPGLLDEPWYENLMIDYFSKIARSGYMVEINSKAYHLYGTFFPNERYFPLLKELGIPVMVNSDAHMPEKINAGRPEALAALKRAGFDSVMELHEGKWQAVPIN; from the coding sequence ATGAATTTGACAAATTATCATAGCCATTGTTTGTACTGTGACGGACGTGCCGATATGGAAACCTTCGTTCGTTTTGCAATCAGCAACGGATTTACTTCTTATGGCGTATCTTCGCATGCTCCGTTGCCTTTTCCTACTCCATGGACGATGGAGTGGGATCGGATGGATGACTATCTTTCCGAGTTTCACCGTATTAAAGAAAAATATGTCGATCAAATAGAATTCTATGTCGGTTTGGAGATTGATTATCTCGATGATAACAGCAATCCTTCCATTTCCCGTTTCCGTGAATTGCCATTGGATTATCGTATCGGTTCGGTGCATATGTTGCGCAATGAATGGGGAAATATAGTCGATGTGGATGTGTCTCCGGAAGTATTTCGTAAAATTGTCGATGAGCAGTTTAGCAGAGATCTTGATCGGGTCATTCGTCTTTATTATAGCCAACAGTTCCGGATGTTGGAATTAGGAGGTTTTGATATCTTGGGACATGCGGACAAGATGCATTATAATTCGATGTGTTATCGTCCCGGTTTGTTAGATGAACCTTGGTATGAAAATCTTATGATAGATTATTTTTCAAAGATAGCCCGAAGTGGTTATATGGTGGAAATTAACTCCAAGGCTTATCATCTGTATGGAACGTTTTTTCCAAATGAACGTTATTTTCCCTTATTAAAGGAACTTGGGATTCCGGTTATGGTAAATAGTGATGCCCATATGCCAGAGAAGATTAATGCTGGGCGTCCCGAAGCATTAGCTGCGTTAAAACGTGCAGGTTTTGATTCAGTGATGGAATTACATGAAGGGAAATGGCAAGCAGTGCCTATAAATTGA
- a CDS encoding T9SS type A sorting domain-containing protein codes for MKKQLLLLFSLALPLGLLAQPKVIYDEIYAGSWYKTVSNNGRFVVGTNPAYTKAYLVDTKTGETKVISDSPYNDVKDVSDNGKIIVGKFYDPDVECIVPGVYKEGKWMAVERPLALNGDGWDGGINVISGDGKLMGGTIPFYDAQTGTVSMTKYEPVIWGEDGKIIKKLPIYDAKQGAGLTYMSDDGNVACGWYDGSMYGKNIIWMNEEKIDTLNFNGSGMVVSANGKFIGGSCGKGMVSPASKPYLWSEEDGLIMVDCPKETKMGYVTGITNDGKIAVGFVELSDQMTIDRHPFIIFDGVYHDFDTWMKETYNIEAPNDSFWSISSISADGNVICGIGYYDEAREPWIIVLDESKLPEITSIATAKADLDINVTYDATSHLLHIQGEYTSASLYNNTGSCILTDKHAKDYMDTSNLSNGIYFIKIMKGKNVRTFKIAITN; via the coding sequence ATGAAAAAACAATTATTATTACTTTTCTCTTTGGCACTTCCGCTTGGTTTACTAGCACAACCGAAAGTGATTTATGATGAAATTTATGCTGGCTCTTGGTATAAAACAGTATCCAACAACGGCAGATTTGTCGTAGGTACTAATCCGGCATATACAAAAGCATATTTAGTCGACACAAAAACAGGAGAGACTAAAGTCATATCCGATTCACCATACAATGATGTAAAAGACGTGAGTGATAATGGAAAAATAATAGTGGGAAAATTCTATGATCCGGACGTTGAATGTATTGTACCCGGAGTCTATAAAGAAGGAAAATGGATGGCAGTAGAACGTCCTCTGGCTCTGAATGGAGATGGATGGGATGGTGGTATTAACGTTATATCCGGAGACGGAAAACTTATGGGTGGGACTATTCCCTTTTATGATGCACAAACCGGGACTGTTTCCATGACAAAGTATGAACCTGTTATCTGGGGAGAAGATGGGAAAATTATAAAAAAATTACCTATATATGATGCTAAACAGGGTGCCGGTTTAACATACATGTCCGATGATGGCAATGTAGCATGCGGTTGGTATGATGGTTCAATGTATGGAAAAAACATAATCTGGATGAATGAAGAAAAGATAGATACTTTGAATTTTAACGGTTCAGGAATGGTTGTATCCGCAAATGGAAAATTCATTGGGGGCAGTTGTGGGAAAGGCATGGTAAGTCCGGCATCTAAGCCCTACCTTTGGTCTGAAGAAGATGGTCTCATAATGGTAGATTGTCCGAAAGAGACTAAAATGGGCTATGTAACAGGTATCACTAATGATGGTAAAATAGCTGTCGGTTTTGTAGAACTTTCCGATCAAATGACAATAGATCGGCATCCTTTCATTATTTTTGACGGAGTCTATCATGACTTTGATACATGGATGAAAGAAACTTATAATATAGAAGCTCCTAATGACTCTTTCTGGAGTATCAGCTCGATCTCAGCAGATGGTAATGTCATTTGTGGAATAGGTTATTATGATGAAGCTCGCGAACCTTGGATTATCGTTTTGGATGAATCAAAACTTCCTGAGATTACATCAATTGCTACAGCTAAAGCAGACTTGGACATAAATGTAACATATGATGCCACTTCTCATCTCTTACATATTCAGGGTGAATATACTTCCGCAAGTCTGTATAACAACACCGGCAGTTGCATACTTACCGACAAACACGCGAAAGATTATATGGACACTTCTAATTTGTCAAACGGCATCTACTTTATTAAAATAATGAAAGGAAAAAATGTCCGTACTTTCAAAATAGCTATTACAAACTAA
- a CDS encoding AraC family transcriptional regulator has product MKRLYAHSFNRCGSIYLRYNNYTKGLRMFLNSLDICEETDDQEYTSKIYNNIANVYYLFKDYETSSKFCEKAYELGVKNHDKEMQNIALKNQIGLDCFLGDYEKVQEHLKLFNRLQTNDIYTFHYYQCISNGAINLKQQKFSEALVDFHTSSFYADSCATPKRMKYASLSNLSKTFLYMQRSDSAIYYLKKAEEIASSNDQYLNLLVECYDDFAEIYKNTNNASLYLEYKKRFLNVADSILNMQKFSRIKDMQFFHEMDKVEKRVYYLNEMQSLKDEQIKFQQFVLMTVACAFVIILLLSVILSIQNKKLKKANNELFNRNIEMLKFDDEEKKKRWQACNENEGEEDSPEIIQKVKYQGSVISDEEKRQLQEAIQNVMDNTLEYCSVDFNLDKMASLVNSRTKYVSQVINECYGKNFNIFINEYRIKEACRKLIDVDNYGSYTIAHIAESVGFKSNANFNVTFKKMTGITPSMYQSIAKKRKNQPEA; this is encoded by the coding sequence ATGAAACGTTTATATGCCCATAGTTTTAATCGATGTGGTTCAATATATTTGCGTTATAACAACTATACAAAAGGTCTTAGAATGTTTCTTAATTCTTTGGATATTTGTGAGGAAACAGACGATCAGGAATATACTTCTAAAATATATAATAACATTGCTAATGTATACTATTTGTTTAAGGATTATGAGACATCCAGTAAGTTTTGTGAAAAAGCTTACGAACTTGGAGTGAAGAATCACGATAAGGAGATGCAAAATATTGCATTGAAGAATCAAATCGGACTTGACTGTTTTTTGGGAGATTACGAAAAGGTACAGGAGCATTTGAAATTATTTAATCGCTTACAAACAAATGATATATATACCTTTCATTATTATCAATGTATAAGTAATGGTGCAATTAACCTGAAACAACAAAAATTTAGTGAAGCATTGGTTGATTTTCATACATCCTCTTTTTACGCTGATAGTTGCGCTACACCCAAAAGAATGAAATATGCGTCTTTATCCAATTTATCAAAGACTTTTTTATATATGCAACGTTCAGATTCAGCTATTTATTATTTAAAAAAAGCGGAGGAAATAGCCTCTTCTAATGATCAGTATTTGAATCTGTTAGTTGAATGTTATGATGATTTTGCGGAGATTTATAAGAATACCAATAATGCTTCTCTGTATTTGGAGTATAAAAAACGTTTTCTCAATGTAGCCGATTCGATATTGAATATGCAGAAATTCAGTCGGATTAAGGATATGCAGTTCTTTCATGAAATGGATAAGGTTGAAAAGCGAGTTTATTATTTGAATGAAATGCAATCTTTAAAAGATGAACAGATCAAGTTCCAACAATTTGTTTTAATGACGGTTGCATGTGCTTTCGTCATTATTTTATTGCTTTCTGTGATACTCAGCATACAGAATAAAAAACTAAAAAAGGCGAATAACGAATTGTTTAATAGAAATATAGAGATGCTGAAATTTGATGATGAAGAAAAAAAGAAGCGTTGGCAGGCATGTAATGAGAATGAAGGGGAGGAGGATTCTCCTGAAATCATTCAGAAAGTGAAATATCAAGGCAGCGTGATTAGTGACGAAGAAAAGAGACAGTTGCAAGAAGCTATACAAAATGTGATGGATAATACATTGGAATATTGTTCTGTAGATTTCAATTTGGATAAAATGGCATCATTGGTAAACTCTCGTACCAAATATGTTTCTCAAGTGATTAATGAATGTTATGGAAAAAATTTTAATATATTTATTAATGAGTATCGTATAAAAGAGGCTTGCCGGAAATTGATTGACGTAGATAATTATGGTAGTTATACGATTGCTCATATAGCTGAAAGTGTGGGCTTTAAATCGAATGCCAATTTTAATGTGACATTCAAAAAGATGACAGGTATTACACCGTCTATGTATCAGTCCATAGCCAAAAAACGTAAGAATCAACCGGAAGCATAA
- a CDS encoding Omp28-related outer membrane protein, whose product MKNHMMFRFATLLLLVVPFVISLYATEEFSDFIRLGHSDDILEGYDSSPNPDQSNNLKRAVAIHIPASQMIPCKGNYISIIKFAIAQNVYFSDNGLKVFITKDLNKPYDYEQTVTNIVSMWNHIPLTTPFHMDGEDVYIGYEYYASNKSGISRLTPNNDTSMDWCYQNGKWIQAQNNSALAIQGIVKGEQLPKYNITLNQTELLTYAELGKNMTLSGEFTNMGTATINSFNVNYRLDNGNWMAETIHDVNIPYESSYQFQTQHLSFPNVGEFIVEISVDELNGQKDIYPSDNVSSVYTVGCVDSFTPRNVLLEIFSTERCPNCPEGHNHLESVINDNPQIVTVEHHAGFGSDKYSIQESLDYEWFYNGTTSAPSIMLDRHNQSSYNSSLSSNSPVFSATKLTTELVENALDIPAFATITLSVEYDAVNRNATFHVQGKRLLPLTGNNSKLFVFLTENNIYTNTQSGSAGKAYYHQHVLREVLTDTWGESVNLNKGFTADYHTTINESMNCDEMYAIAFVSNYNPNDVNNCSIYNTAQAKLTGNSSAIQQHTTIPFSVINSGKAISIQGDYDSFKLFNLSGTCLKQSSKPIQHISTETLPKGVYLLQIQKQRENKTYKIILNN is encoded by the coding sequence ATGAAAAATCACATGATGTTCCGGTTTGCAACGTTGCTTTTGTTGGTTGTTCCTTTTGTCATCTCTTTATATGCCACTGAAGAATTTTCCGATTTTATCAGGTTAGGACATTCGGATGATATATTGGAAGGATATGACAGTTCACCCAACCCTGACCAAAGTAATAACTTAAAACGTGCCGTAGCCATTCATATTCCAGCATCACAAATGATTCCATGCAAAGGGAACTATATCTCCATTATTAAATTCGCCATTGCCCAAAATGTCTATTTCTCAGATAACGGACTGAAAGTCTTTATAACAAAAGACTTAAACAAGCCCTATGATTATGAACAAACCGTAACAAACATTGTCTCTATGTGGAATCACATCCCACTCACAACCCCATTCCATATGGATGGAGAGGATGTTTATATCGGTTATGAATATTATGCCTCGAATAAAAGCGGTATAAGCAGATTAACTCCTAATAATGATACCTCCATGGATTGGTGTTATCAAAATGGCAAATGGATACAAGCACAAAACAATTCGGCATTAGCCATTCAGGGTATTGTAAAAGGCGAACAATTACCCAAATATAATATCACATTAAATCAAACGGAACTCCTGACTTATGCAGAACTTGGCAAGAACATGACCCTTTCAGGGGAATTTACCAATATGGGAACAGCAACAATTAACAGTTTCAACGTAAATTATCGGCTAGACAACGGAAATTGGATGGCAGAGACTATTCATGATGTTAATATCCCCTATGAAAGCTCGTACCAATTTCAGACACAACATCTTTCATTTCCGAATGTGGGGGAATTTATTGTAGAAATATCCGTTGATGAGCTCAACGGTCAAAAAGATATATATCCGTCCGACAATGTTTCATCCGTTTATACAGTAGGATGCGTGGATTCATTTACTCCACGAAATGTATTACTGGAAATATTTTCAACCGAACGATGTCCCAATTGTCCGGAAGGCCATAACCATTTGGAATCCGTCATTAATGATAATCCGCAAATTGTAACCGTAGAGCATCATGCCGGATTCGGATCGGACAAATACAGCATCCAGGAAAGCCTCGACTATGAATGGTTCTACAACGGTACGACTTCTGCCCCTTCCATTATGCTCGACCGTCATAACCAATCTTCCTACAATAGCAGTTTATCAAGCAACTCTCCAGTCTTCAGTGCCACAAAGCTTACTACAGAATTAGTGGAGAATGCATTGGACATACCGGCTTTCGCAACAATTACCTTGTCCGTAGAATATGATGCGGTAAACCGAAACGCCACATTTCATGTACAAGGCAAACGACTTCTGCCATTAACCGGAAATAACAGTAAGCTATTCGTTTTCCTCACTGAAAATAACATTTATACCAATACCCAATCCGGCTCAGCAGGTAAAGCCTATTATCACCAGCACGTCCTTCGTGAAGTGCTGACCGATACATGGGGAGAGTCTGTCAATCTCAATAAAGGTTTTACAGCCGATTATCACACCACTATCAATGAATCCATGAATTGTGACGAAATGTATGCAATTGCTTTTGTGTCCAATTATAACCCTAATGATGTAAACAATTGCTCCATTTACAATACTGCACAAGCCAAATTAACGGGTAATTCATCAGCCATCCAGCAACATACAACTATACCGTTTTCAGTAATTAACTCCGGAAAAGCAATCAGCATCCAAGGAGACTATGATAGTTTCAAATTATTCAATTTATCCGGAACCTGCCTGAAGCAAAGTTCAAAACCAATACAACATATATCAACTGAAACTTTGCCCAAAGGAGTTTACCTCCTCCAAATACAAAAACAAAGAGAAAATAAAACTTATAAGATCATCTTAAACAACTAA